Proteins from one Staphylococcus sp. IVB6214 genomic window:
- a CDS encoding LysE family transporter, producing the protein MFQATLHGLLLALGLILPLGAQNVFVFNQGANHKSLRRVAPVVITAGLCDTLLILLAVLGVSLLLNQYPSLQLAIYIVGLVFLLYMAWSLWMEKPVDATNQPSMSARKQIGFALSVSLLNTHATMDTICVIGTSASVYGGSEKVAFTCATIAVSWLWFVGLAIIGKQLGRVDASGKYIVILNKISSLIILAVAGIIIKNIVSLF; encoded by the coding sequence ATGTTTCAAGCAACACTGCATGGATTATTACTGGCTTTAGGGTTGATATTACCTTTAGGTGCGCAAAATGTTTTTGTATTCAATCAAGGAGCCAATCATAAAAGCTTGAGAAGAGTTGCGCCAGTTGTTATCACAGCAGGATTATGTGACACGCTACTCATTTTATTAGCAGTTCTGGGTGTGTCTTTATTGTTAAATCAATATCCGTCCTTGCAACTTGCAATCTATATTGTAGGGCTTGTGTTCTTACTCTATATGGCATGGTCGTTATGGATGGAAAAACCAGTAGACGCAACCAATCAGCCATCTATGTCGGCACGCAAACAAATTGGGTTTGCATTATCAGTATCGTTATTAAACACGCATGCGACTATGGATACAATCTGTGTCATTGGCACGAGTGCGTCGGTCTATGGTGGCAGTGAGAAAGTGGCATTCACATGTGCGACAATTGCAGTGTCTTGGTTGTGGTTTGTCGGCTTGGCAATTATCGGTAAACAATTAGGACGTGTGGATGCATCTGGAAAATATATTGTGATACTCAACAAAATATCAAGCCTTATCATTTTAGCCGTCGCAGGCATTATTATAAAAAATATAGTGTCGTTGTTTTAA
- a CDS encoding sodium-dependent transporter: MRKESQWKTSTGFILASAGSAIGLGAMWKFPYMAGMYGGGAFLLMFLLFTILVGLPLLIMEFIVGRVGRTYTTEIYSRLTNKKWLDIIGWNGNIAVFVLFGFYSVIGGWIVIYIGIVLMQLLHVLPSGLTDITFESIISNPVYTIMGQFIFIGLTCAIVMLGVEKGLEKASKIMMPLLFIFLLVIVAKSLSLEGASEGVRFLFQPRIEDITMESMLFALGQSFFALSLGTTGMITYASYASKEMTIKSSALSIVVMNIFISILAGLAIFPALQVFGYEPTEGPGLLFKVLPLVFDKMHYGTLFYFTFLILFLFAALTSSISLLELNISNLTRNDNSKRSRVALLTSFAVLIISIPAMLSFGSLSHIQFGAGTIFDNMDFLVSNILMPLGALATTLVVGQLLDKDLLKQGFGSDCFKFFYPWYALVKYVLPFVILAVFILQLL, encoded by the coding sequence TTGCGAAAAGAGTCGCAGTGGAAAACCTCAACAGGATTTATATTAGCAAGTGCCGGTTCAGCGATAGGATTAGGCGCCATGTGGAAGTTTCCGTATATGGCGGGAATGTACGGTGGCGGTGCATTTTTGTTAATGTTTCTATTATTTACAATATTAGTTGGACTTCCCTTATTGATTATGGAGTTTATTGTCGGAAGGGTTGGCCGTACATATACAACAGAGATATATAGTAGATTAACGAATAAGAAATGGTTGGACATTATTGGATGGAATGGGAATATCGCCGTTTTTGTATTGTTTGGTTTTTACAGTGTTATTGGCGGTTGGATTGTCATTTATATCGGTATCGTATTAATGCAATTATTACACGTACTGCCATCTGGTTTGACAGATATTACGTTTGAATCAATTATTAGTAACCCCGTTTATACAATTATGGGGCAATTTATTTTTATCGGGCTCACATGTGCGATTGTGATGCTCGGTGTGGAAAAGGGACTTGAGAAAGCATCTAAGATTATGATGCCACTACTCTTCATCTTTTTGCTCGTGATTGTCGCAAAGTCGCTGTCACTAGAAGGTGCATCAGAAGGTGTGCGTTTCTTATTCCAACCACGTATTGAAGATATTACGATGGAGTCTATGTTGTTCGCTTTAGGACAGTCATTCTTCGCCTTATCACTCGGTACAACAGGGATGATTACATACGCAAGTTATGCTTCTAAAGAGATGACGATTAAATCATCCGCATTGTCGATTGTAGTCATGAATATATTTATTTCTATTTTAGCAGGTCTCGCTATTTTCCCTGCGCTACAAGTTTTTGGTTACGAGCCGACTGAAGGACCTGGCTTATTGTTCAAAGTTTTACCGCTTGTATTTGATAAAATGCATTACGGGACATTGTTCTATTTTACTTTCTTAATCTTGTTCTTGTTTGCTGCGTTAACATCTTCTATTTCATTATTGGAATTAAATATTTCAAACTTAACACGCAATGATAATTCAAAGCGCTCACGTGTTGCATTATTAACAAGTTTCGCTGTGTTGATTATCAGTATCCCAGCTATGTTGTCATTTGGATCATTGAGTCATATCCAATTCGGTGCAGGAACAATTTTTGATAATATGGACTTTTTAGTATCCAATATTTTGATGCCACTCGGTGCACTTGCAACGACACTCGTTGTTGGGCAGTTGCTTGATAAGGACTTGCTCAAACAAGGATTTGGAAGCGATTGCTTTAAATTCTTCTATCCATGGTACGCATTAGTGAAGTATGTCTTACCATTCGTCATTCTAGCGGTGTTCATTTTACAATTACTTTAA
- the panB gene encoding 3-methyl-2-oxobutanoate hydroxymethyltransferase: MKNLRDLHQMKQASEKISMVTAYDYPSAKQVEAAEIDMILVGDSLGMTVLGYESTVDVTLEDMLHHAKAVRRGAPDTYVVVDMPFGTVGIDLATDLKNATKLYQQSGANAIKVEGGHLTAFIEQATHIGLPVVAHLGLTPQSVGVMGYRMQGATKAAAEKLIADAQAVERAGAVVLVLEAVPSDLAAHISAQLEIPVIGIGAGNGTDGQVLVYHDMLNYGVERTAKFVKQYGDFSIGIEALKQYDVEVKNSTFPSEQYTYQKQIMDEVDK, encoded by the coding sequence TTGAAAAATTTAAGAGATTTACATCAAATGAAACAGGCAAGCGAAAAAATTTCAATGGTTACGGCGTACGATTACCCAAGTGCAAAGCAGGTAGAAGCGGCAGAGATTGATATGATTCTGGTTGGTGACTCGCTAGGCATGACAGTACTCGGTTATGAGAGTACCGTCGATGTCACACTTGAAGATATGTTGCATCATGCGAAGGCGGTCAGACGTGGCGCACCAGATACGTATGTTGTGGTTGATATGCCTTTTGGAACAGTAGGTATTGACTTGGCAACAGATCTGAAAAATGCGACAAAACTTTATCAACAAAGTGGAGCAAATGCAATCAAAGTAGAAGGCGGGCACTTAACAGCATTTATCGAACAGGCAACACATATTGGTCTACCAGTCGTTGCACACTTAGGATTGACGCCACAAAGCGTTGGTGTGATGGGGTATCGTATGCAAGGTGCGACGAAGGCGGCTGCAGAGAAGTTGATTGCGGATGCACAAGCAGTAGAACGTGCGGGTGCAGTGGTACTTGTACTTGAGGCGGTGCCGAGTGATCTTGCAGCGCATATCAGTGCACAGTTGGAGATTCCTGTTATTGGTATTGGCGCAGGGAATGGTACAGATGGACAAGTGCTTGTTTATCACGATATGTTAAATTATGGTGTAGAACGTACAGCAAAATTTGTTAAACAGTATGGAGACTTCTCTATCGGTATCGAAGCGTTAAAACAATATGATGTAGAAGTGAAAAATAGTACCTTTCCATCTGAACAATACACATATCAAAAACAAATTATGGATGAGGTGGACAAATAG
- the ppdK gene encoding pyruvate, phosphate dikinase, whose translation MAKLVYAFDEGHKDLKDLLGGKGANLSEMKRLGLPVPDGFTITTEACIDYLQRGQSLSDEVKAQLTEQLQAFSERTGKAFSSDEHLLLVSVRSGAKISMPGMMDTILNLGLNDENVEKLAEKTNDARFAYDCYRRLLQMFGEVVYNIPMTAFDTYFDGYKKTHGYVNDADIPADGLKEICNHYKEVYVENVYKPFPQEPIDQLLEAVEAVFKSWDNDRARVYRDLNDIPHDIGTAVNVQEMVFGNSGPKSGTGVAFTRNPATGEAKLFGEYLLNAQGEDVVAGIRTPQDIDTLKEQLPDVHAAFVKVSEQLEAHYKDMQDIEFTIENEHLYILQTRNGKRTAKAAIQIAVDLVDEGVLTKEEAVTKVDVKSIDTLLHPTFKETALEAAEVVSKAGLPASPGAATGRVVFSADDAKIRAEQGEKVILMRPETSPEDIEGMVASEAIVTTHGGMTSHAAVVARGMGKCCVTGCSDLEIDTVNKTVTYAGGVIHELDEVSVDGANGDIYIGVVETTSAEHSEAFDQFMSWAKEVARLDVRMNAETKPDIEAGYQFDAVGIGLVRTEHMFFGAERLVEMRRFILSSDHETRIQALNKIRDYQTEDFEQIFRLSGERPTIVRLLDPPLHEFLPKAGDEVRNVAQQLDISEQQLNKRIAELHETNPMLGHRGCRLAITYPELYVMQAEAIMGSVARLQEEGIHCKPEIMIPLVSTVEEFKLLKAQIVECIDKLAEETGQSLSYLIGTMIETPRACMVAGALAEECDFFSFGTNDLTQLTYGFSRDDAGKFINEYVTNQILTVDPFQTIDEDGVGALIDIAVTQAKAVKPSIKIGVCGELGGDPKSIGYFNHLAIDYVSCSPFRVPGAILATAQSEAERGRS comes from the coding sequence ATGGCAAAATTAGTATACGCATTCGATGAAGGGCATAAGGACTTGAAAGATTTGTTAGGTGGTAAAGGCGCAAACTTATCTGAGATGAAGCGCTTAGGGTTGCCTGTTCCTGATGGTTTTACAATCACAACAGAAGCATGTATCGACTACCTGCAACGTGGTCAATCATTGTCAGATGAAGTAAAAGCACAATTGACAGAGCAGTTACAAGCATTTTCAGAACGCACTGGTAAAGCATTTTCTTCAGATGAACATCTATTACTTGTGTCTGTTCGTAGTGGTGCTAAAATATCGATGCCAGGTATGATGGATACAATCTTGAACTTAGGACTGAACGATGAGAATGTTGAAAAGTTAGCTGAAAAAACAAATGATGCACGATTTGCTTATGATTGCTACCGTCGTTTACTCCAAATGTTCGGAGAAGTTGTTTACAACATCCCAATGACGGCGTTTGATACATATTTTGATGGCTATAAAAAAACGCACGGCTATGTGAATGATGCGGATATTCCAGCAGATGGTTTGAAAGAGATCTGTAACCACTACAAAGAAGTCTATGTTGAGAATGTGTATAAGCCATTCCCACAAGAACCAATCGATCAATTGTTAGAAGCGGTTGAAGCGGTCTTCAAATCATGGGATAACGATCGTGCACGTGTTTATCGTGACTTGAACGATATTCCACATGATATCGGTACAGCCGTCAACGTACAAGAAATGGTGTTCGGTAACAGTGGTCCGAAGAGTGGGACAGGTGTTGCCTTTACACGTAACCCTGCTACTGGTGAAGCGAAGTTGTTCGGTGAATACTTGTTAAATGCGCAAGGCGAGGACGTTGTGGCCGGTATTCGTACGCCACAAGATATCGATACGTTAAAAGAACAATTGCCTGATGTTCATGCAGCATTTGTCAAAGTATCAGAACAGCTAGAAGCACATTACAAAGATATGCAGGATATCGAATTCACAATTGAAAATGAACATCTCTACATCTTACAGACACGTAATGGTAAGCGTACGGCGAAAGCTGCGATACAGATTGCGGTTGACCTTGTTGACGAAGGTGTGCTGACGAAAGAAGAAGCAGTGACGAAGGTGGATGTGAAGTCGATTGACACATTGTTACACCCAACATTCAAAGAAACAGCATTGGAAGCAGCAGAAGTGGTTTCTAAAGCAGGCTTACCGGCAAGTCCAGGTGCAGCAACAGGACGTGTTGTGTTCTCAGCTGATGATGCGAAGATACGTGCTGAACAAGGGGAGAAAGTTATCTTAATGCGTCCTGAAACGTCACCTGAAGACATTGAAGGGATGGTTGCTAGTGAAGCGATCGTGACGACACACGGTGGAATGACATCACACGCTGCCGTTGTTGCACGTGGTATGGGTAAATGCTGTGTGACAGGTTGCTCGGACTTAGAAATTGATACAGTCAACAAAACGGTAACATATGCTGGCGGAGTGATTCATGAACTGGATGAAGTATCTGTTGACGGTGCGAATGGTGACATCTACATCGGTGTCGTCGAAACAACAAGTGCGGAACATAGTGAAGCTTTCGATCAGTTTATGTCATGGGCAAAAGAAGTGGCACGCTTAGACGTTCGTATGAATGCTGAGACAAAACCAGATATCGAAGCAGGTTACCAATTCGATGCAGTGGGTATCGGACTGGTTCGTACAGAGCACATGTTCTTCGGGGCAGAGCGCCTTGTGGAAATGCGTCGATTCATTCTGTCGTCAGATCATGAAACACGTATTCAAGCGTTGAACAAGATTCGTGACTATCAAACAGAAGACTTTGAACAAATCTTCCGTTTATCTGGTGAACGTCCAACGATTGTTCGTTTATTAGACCCACCGTTGCACGAGTTTTTACCAAAAGCAGGCGACGAAGTACGCAATGTAGCACAACAACTTGATATTTCCGAACAACAGTTGAATAAACGTATTGCGGAGTTGCATGAAACAAACCCGATGTTAGGTCATCGTGGTTGTCGTTTAGCCATCACATATCCTGAATTGTATGTGATGCAAGCGGAAGCAATTATGGGCAGTGTGGCACGTTTGCAAGAAGAAGGTATTCATTGTAAACCAGAAATTATGATTCCACTTGTGTCAACAGTAGAAGAATTTAAATTATTGAAAGCACAAATTGTGGAATGTATCGACAAACTTGCGGAGGAAACAGGTCAATCACTCTCATACTTGATTGGTACAATGATTGAAACACCACGAGCATGTATGGTTGCAGGTGCATTAGCGGAAGAATGTGACTTCTTCAGCTTCGGTACAAATGACTTAACACAATTGACATACGGTTTCTCACGTGATGATGCAGGTAAGTTCATCAATGAGTATGTTACAAATCAAATCTTAACAGTGGATCCATTCCAAACAATTGATGAAGATGGTGTCGGTGCTTTGATTGATATTGCGGTTACTCAAGCGAAAGCAGTGAAACCAAGCATTAAGATTGGTGTTTGTGGCGAATTAGGTGGCGATCCAAAATCAATTGGCTACTTCAATCACTTAGCAATTGATTATGTTTCATGTTCACCATTCCGTGTGCCGGGTGCAATTCTTGCGACAGCACAGAGTGAGGCTGAGAGAGGAAGATCATAG
- a CDS encoding carboxylesterase family protein: MVIVQTTLGKIQGIQNEKSDSFKGIPYALPPIGERRFRHAELWTQTWEGIRDARQFGAIPIQPPNTLEAFFSVHHQTYEQSEDCLTLNIWRPNQHSNDAPLPVLLYFYAGSFVNGHSAQDLYQPEAIVEQQPVIVVTCNYRLGALGFLDWSVINATWNSNNGLSDQICALRWVHQHIHAFGGDPTRITLIGQSAGAMSIQALLQLPSAQPLVNNAVLMSGILQPDTAKYAQQKAQAFQALKTEITPETSWTTLSSETILLLMARHQAQYGKSKGLELLYQPVCTETIPIQSNAPLPYPIWIGMTSAEGDIYIKNEHKKLDPKQFQKVTTRAGLPKPATHDIDTAQQQRDYITHYYFLRPFQSYLKRLQQHHHIVYTYAFDWTHPTHTLYQSAYHILDVLFWFGRLDIMTAQGATVNAHDIQLSHQMIQDLSTFAHTSQLPEKHRHYA; the protein is encoded by the coding sequence ATGGTGATTGTCCAAACGACATTGGGGAAAATTCAAGGTATACAAAACGAAAAGAGTGATAGCTTTAAAGGGATCCCTTATGCACTGCCACCCATCGGTGAGCGACGTTTCCGACACGCCGAACTTTGGACACAAACGTGGGAAGGTATTCGTGATGCACGACAATTTGGTGCCATTCCAATCCAACCACCAAATACACTAGAAGCATTCTTCTCTGTACATCACCAAACATATGAACAGAGCGAAGATTGCCTTACACTCAATATTTGGCGACCCAATCAACATAGCAATGACGCCCCTTTACCTGTCCTACTCTACTTTTACGCCGGAAGTTTTGTAAATGGACATAGCGCACAAGATCTCTATCAACCTGAAGCCATCGTCGAACAACAACCCGTCATCGTTGTCACGTGTAATTATCGATTAGGTGCATTGGGTTTCCTTGATTGGTCAGTTATCAATGCTACGTGGAATAGCAACAATGGTTTATCCGATCAAATATGTGCATTGCGTTGGGTACATCAACACATCCATGCTTTCGGTGGAGACCCAACACGCATTACACTCATCGGCCAGTCTGCTGGCGCCATGAGTATTCAAGCTTTATTGCAACTCCCAAGCGCCCAACCACTTGTAAATAATGCTGTGCTGATGAGCGGCATTTTACAACCTGACACGGCTAAGTATGCCCAACAAAAAGCACAGGCATTTCAAGCTTTAAAGACAGAAATCACTCCTGAGACATCTTGGACAACGCTGTCGTCAGAGACTATTTTACTGCTCATGGCACGACATCAAGCACAGTATGGTAAGTCAAAAGGCCTTGAACTGCTCTATCAACCTGTATGCACAGAGACAATACCTATACAGTCTAATGCGCCTTTACCATATCCGATATGGATCGGTATGACGTCAGCAGAGGGTGATATTTATATTAAAAATGAACATAAAAAGCTAGATCCCAAACAATTTCAAAAGGTTACGACACGTGCAGGGCTTCCTAAACCGGCGACACATGACATTGACACAGCACAACAACAGCGCGACTATATCACTCATTATTACTTTCTTCGACCATTCCAGTCTTATCTCAAAAGACTGCAACAACATCATCATATCGTCTACACGTATGCGTTCGATTGGACACATCCAACACATACTTTATATCAGAGTGCGTATCATATATTAGACGTCCTGTTCTGGTTTGGACGACTTGATATTATGACGGCACAAGGAGCCACTGTGAATGCACATGATATCCAGTTAAGCCATCAGATGATTCAAGACTTGAGTACATTTGCACATACGAGTCAACTCCCAGAAAAACACCGTCATTATGCCTAA
- a CDS encoding pyruvate, water dikinase regulatory protein → MIVSKKQVTIFIVSDALGETAQRMTQAVMGQFPNLDEVTIKKFPFIKSEEDLRTILALAVEREAIVVTTIVSRKYNEMAKAYTEKHHIQYVDYMTDFMNMVQEKTGVEPVSETGMIHKLDDDYFKRIEAIEYSVKYDDGKHFTDIGEADALILGVSRTSKTPLSMYLANKGYKIANIPLVPEVGIPDEVFKQKDLKVFGLTASPQYIMNIRTERVKVLGISGKATYNDLARIKKELAYAEEVFAKLNATVINTEYRSIEESAFYIEKFLQK, encoded by the coding sequence ATCATAGTGAGCAAGAAACAAGTAACAATTTTTATTGTGTCCGATGCTTTAGGTGAGACGGCACAGCGTATGACTCAAGCAGTCATGGGACAATTTCCTAATCTTGATGAAGTGACAATTAAAAAATTTCCATTTATTAAAAGTGAAGAGGATTTGCGAACAATCTTGGCATTAGCCGTAGAAAGGGAAGCGATTGTTGTAACGACGATTGTTTCACGCAAATACAATGAAATGGCTAAGGCGTACACAGAAAAACATCATATTCAATACGTCGATTATATGACTGATTTTATGAATATGGTGCAAGAGAAGACGGGTGTGGAGCCAGTCTCTGAGACAGGCATGATTCATAAACTGGATGACGATTATTTTAAACGTATCGAAGCCATCGAGTACTCTGTAAAATATGATGATGGCAAGCATTTTACAGATATTGGCGAAGCGGATGCACTCATACTGGGGGTATCGCGTACGTCTAAAACACCACTCAGTATGTATTTGGCGAATAAAGGCTATAAGATTGCGAACATTCCGCTCGTTCCGGAAGTAGGTATTCCGGATGAAGTGTTTAAACAAAAAGACTTGAAAGTTTTCGGTTTAACAGCCAGTCCGCAATATATTATGAATATCCGTACAGAGCGTGTGAAAGTGCTTGGAATTTCAGGGAAAGCAACTTATAATGACTTGGCGCGTATTAAGAAAGAGTTGGCTTATGCGGAAGAAGTATTCGCAAAGCTTAATGCGACCGTTATTAATACAGAATACCGTTCAATTGAAGAGTCTGCTTTTTATATTGAGAAGTTTCTACAAAAATAA
- a CDS encoding bifunctional cystathionine gamma-lyase/homocysteine desulfhydrase, which produces MNKKTLLIHGGKTTDPYTGAVTTPIYQTSTYEQDGIGSLRQGYEYSRTANPTRTALESVIADLEHGEHGFAFGSGIAAISAVIMLLDQGDHVIVGSDVYGGTYRAMTKVFERYGISFDFVNTTDVQNIADQIQPQTKMVFIETPSNPLLRITDIRAVSELARKHDLLTVVDNTFMTPYFQTPLTLGADIVVHSATKYLGGHSDVVAGLVAVSDDALAEHIGFIQNSTGGVLGPQDSYLLVRGIKTLGLRLDQIEKNALAVVSMLEEHPNVLNVYHPSQKDHLNYEIHQAQSEGAPGVVSFEVADVEQAKKLVTDTRYFTLAESLGAVESLISVPSLMTHASIPADIRAKEGIADGLVRLSLGIEDTEDLVADLKQALDALTRK; this is translated from the coding sequence ATGAATAAAAAGACATTACTCATTCACGGAGGCAAGACAACAGACCCTTACACAGGGGCGGTGACAACACCCATTTATCAAACGAGTACATACGAACAAGATGGGATTGGCTCACTTCGTCAAGGATATGAGTATTCTCGTACGGCCAATCCAACACGTACAGCATTAGAATCTGTAATCGCGGACTTAGAACATGGCGAACACGGCTTTGCATTTGGATCGGGTATTGCGGCAATCAGCGCAGTTATCATGTTATTGGATCAAGGTGATCACGTTATCGTAGGATCAGATGTGTATGGTGGTACATACCGTGCGATGACAAAAGTATTCGAGCGATATGGTATTTCGTTCGACTTTGTCAATACAACAGATGTACAAAACATTGCAGACCAGATTCAACCGCAAACGAAGATGGTCTTCATTGAAACACCATCGAACCCGTTATTACGTATCACTGATATTCGTGCTGTCAGCGAGTTAGCGCGTAAACATGACTTGCTAACAGTTGTAGATAACACATTCATGACGCCTTACTTCCAAACACCACTGACACTTGGTGCGGACATCGTTGTTCACTCTGCAACGAAATATTTAGGCGGGCATAGTGATGTCGTTGCAGGACTTGTCGCTGTATCGGATGATGCGCTTGCAGAACATATTGGTTTTATCCAAAACTCTACGGGGGGCGTACTTGGACCACAAGACAGCTATTTGTTGGTACGTGGAATCAAAACACTCGGCTTGAGATTAGATCAAATTGAAAAGAATGCGTTAGCAGTGGTGTCTATGTTGGAAGAACATCCAAATGTATTAAACGTATATCATCCAAGTCAAAAAGACCATTTGAATTACGAGATACATCAAGCGCAATCTGAGGGAGCACCGGGTGTCGTTTCATTTGAAGTGGCAGATGTTGAGCAGGCGAAAAAACTAGTCACAGATACACGCTATTTCACATTGGCAGAAAGTTTAGGCGCTGTGGAAAGTCTTATTTCTGTACCGAGTTTGATGACGCATGCCTCTATCCCAGCAGATATCCGTGCGAAAGAAGGTATCGCGGATGGATTGGTACGACTCTCTTTAGGTATTGAAGATACAGAAGACTTAGTGGCAGATTTGAAACAAGCATTGGATGCATTGACAAGAAAATAA
- a CDS encoding cysteine synthase family protein, giving the protein MNTIDLVGQTPLVQLRHYSTEDVRIFAKLEMYNPGGSVKDRLGKHLIEQAIARGDLQRGGHLVEATAGNTGIGLALVASQYDIQCVIFAPEGFSEEKIEIMRVMGATIYRTPRADGMLGARQAAKQYAETEGAYYTNQFETPDNPAAYKETLAQELLQALPSMDYFVAGAGSGGTFSGVSEVLQTHGIKSVVVEPTGSILSGGEKGKHDTEGIGVEVWPPFLEPSWIERVEVVPDEIAFRHVRELARHEGLLVGSSSGAALEGALRVAKRIEQGDIVVVFPDGSDRYMSKQIFQYGGV; this is encoded by the coding sequence GTGAATACGATAGATTTAGTAGGTCAAACACCATTAGTGCAATTGCGACATTACAGTACAGAAGATGTTCGTATTTTTGCGAAGTTAGAGATGTACAATCCGGGTGGGAGTGTCAAAGATCGACTTGGGAAACACTTAATTGAACAAGCGATTGCACGGGGTGACTTGCAACGTGGAGGTCACTTGGTTGAGGCAACGGCAGGTAATACAGGTATTGGATTGGCACTTGTGGCATCACAGTATGATATTCAATGTGTGATCTTTGCGCCGGAAGGATTTTCTGAAGAGAAGATAGAGATTATGCGTGTGATGGGTGCAACGATATATCGTACACCACGAGCGGACGGGATGCTAGGTGCACGCCAAGCAGCCAAGCAATATGCGGAAACGGAAGGTGCCTATTATACGAATCAATTTGAAACGCCAGACAACCCAGCAGCTTATAAAGAAACATTAGCACAAGAGCTGTTACAGGCGTTGCCATCGATGGATTACTTTGTGGCAGGTGCGGGTTCTGGTGGAACATTCTCAGGTGTTTCAGAAGTGCTACAAACACACGGTATCAAGTCCGTTGTTGTTGAACCGACGGGGTCTATTTTAAGTGGTGGTGAGAAGGGCAAACATGATACAGAAGGTATTGGTGTTGAAGTATGGCCGCCATTTTTAGAACCATCATGGATTGAGCGTGTGGAAGTAGTACCAGATGAGATTGCCTTTCGTCATGTACGGGAATTAGCTAGACATGAAGGATTACTTGTAGGGAGTTCTTCTGGTGCAGCACTAGAAGGGGCATTGCGTGTCGCTAAGCGTATCGAACAAGGTGATATCGTCGTTGTATTCCCAGACGGTAGCGATCGTTATATGTCAAAACAGATATTTCAATATGGAGGCGTTTAA
- the panC gene encoding pantoate--beta-alanine ligase, which yields MTQVITEVKEMQALMKAQKRKGVRIGFIPTMGALHDGHLSMMRRSVKNNDVTVVSVFVNPLQFGPNEDFDAYPRQIEQDVAAVEAVGVDYVFYPSVEEMYPNKLGINLMVGRLAEVLEGAQRPGHFDGVVTVVNKLFNIVQPDFAYFGKKDAQQLAIVEKMVADFNHSVKVIGADIVRETDGLAKSSRNVYLTADERQEASHLYQSLLLAQAQYDEGVRESDQLVAVIRDHLEANTSGRIEDVAVYRYPELEPCETIEGRVFISLAVKFSKARLIDNIIIE from the coding sequence ATGACACAAGTCATCACTGAAGTTAAAGAAATGCAAGCGTTGATGAAAGCGCAAAAGCGTAAAGGGGTGCGCATTGGTTTTATTCCAACAATGGGTGCGCTACATGATGGACATTTATCAATGATGCGTCGTTCTGTGAAAAATAACGATGTAACAGTAGTCAGTGTTTTCGTAAACCCGTTACAGTTTGGACCTAACGAAGACTTTGATGCTTACCCAAGACAAATCGAGCAAGATGTTGCGGCGGTTGAAGCGGTGGGAGTGGATTATGTTTTTTATCCAAGTGTTGAAGAAATGTATCCTAATAAGTTAGGTATCAATTTGATGGTCGGACGTCTTGCGGAAGTCTTAGAAGGTGCACAACGACCAGGTCATTTTGACGGTGTAGTAACAGTCGTGAATAAGCTGTTCAATATTGTACAACCAGACTTTGCATATTTTGGAAAAAAAGATGCCCAGCAGTTAGCAATTGTTGAAAAAATGGTTGCTGATTTCAATCATAGTGTGAAAGTGATTGGTGCCGATATTGTTCGTGAAACAGATGGACTTGCGAAAAGTTCACGCAATGTCTATTTAACAGCAGATGAACGCCAAGAAGCATCACATCTTTATCAAAGTTTGTTGTTAGCGCAGGCACAATATGACGAAGGAGTGCGTGAAAGTGATCAACTTGTGGCTGTAATACGTGATCATTTGGAAGCAAATACATCTGGTCGTATTGAAGATGTCGCAGTATATCGTTATCCAGAGTTAGAACCTTGTGAAACGATCGAAGGCAGAGTCTTTATTTCATTGGCAGTGAAGTTTTCAAAAGCACGATTAATAGATAATATTATTATTGAATAA